GGAAGTAGGAGATAAAGTAAAAGTGGGGCAGAAAATTGGAGATGATAATGGTTTTGTTTCTGCACCAGTACATGCTAGTATTTCGGGTGAGGTAACAGACATAAGTCCAGTTATTACTGCTGATGGAAGTGAAAATTTAGCTGTAACTATTGCCTCTGATGGTCAAGATACTTTACATGAAAGTGTTGAACCAAAAGGAAACTTAAGTGATCTATCTTCTCAGGAATTAAGAGATATAGTACGTGAAGCTGGGATTGTAGGTTTAGGAGGGGCAACCTTTCCATCACACGTTAAGGTTAGCATTCCAGAAGATAAAAATGTAGATACGGTGATTTTAAATGGAGCTGAGTGTGAGCCTTATTTAACTGTTGACCACAGGACAATGGTAGAGATGCCTGATGAAGTTATTTATGGTTTAAAAGCAATAATGAGGATGTCAGATGCTAAGCAAGGCTATATTGGAATTGAGGTAAATAAGCCTGATGCCATAAAAGAGATGAAGAAGGCAGTAAAAGATGAATCTAATATTGATGTAATTTCATTAGAAGTTAAGTATCCACAAGGTGCAGAAAGACAATTGATTGATGCCTGTTTAGGCCGAGAAGTACCATCTGGTGGTTTACCGCTGGATGTAGGAGTAGTAGTTAATAATGTAGGAACAGCTGTAGCAATTACTGATGCCATTAAGAATGGTATGCCCTTAGTCCAGAGAACTGTAACGGTTACCGGTTCAGGAATTCAGAATCCGCAGAATTTAGTTTTTAGATTAGGTACTAGAATTGAAGACTTAATCGAACAATGTGGAGGATTGGAAGGTGAAATCGGAAAGATAATTATGGGTGGACCAATGATGGGAGCAGCCCAACACTCGACAAATATACCTGCTACTAAAGGAACATCTGGTATCTTAGCTTTTCAAGAAGATGAAGTTGATGAATTTGAATCTTCTAATTGTATTCGTTGTGCTAGATGTGTAGATGTTTGTCCAGCCTTTTTAATGCCAGTAACTTTATCTAAATTAGCTCAAGCTGATAAGGTTATAAAATTAGATGATTATAATGTTATGGATTGTATTGAATGTGGCAGTTGTTCTTATATTTGTCCAGCTAATATACCTTTATTACACTGGATTAGATTAGGAAAAGATAAATTAGCTGCTGAACAGAGAAAAGATGAGGAATAGGAGGGATAAGGATGAGTAACAAAAGAGATCTGGTTGTAACATCTTCACCACATGTTAGTGATAATGATTCGGTACCTAAGATTATGTATGGTGTAGTTTTAGCCTTACTACCTGCAACTATTGTAGGAGTTAAAACCTTTGGGTTACATGCTTTATGGGTGATTTTAACTTGTTGTGTAACTGCCTTAATTAGTGAAGCAGTAATCCAGAAAATGAGAGGTGTTAAAGTAACGATTCAGGATGGTAGTGCTTTAGTAACTGGTTTATTATTGGCATTAAGTCTACCGCCTGGACTACCCTTATGGATGGCAGTAGTTGGTACATTAGTAGCAATTATATTAGGAAAACAGATTTTTGGAGGTTTAGGTTATAATTACTTTAATCCAGCTTTACTTGGGCGAGCATTCTTGCTGGCTTCTTTTCCAGTAATGATGACTACTTGGCAGAAACCATTTGTTGATGCTCAAGCACAAGCAACTCCTCTTAATTTAATGAAGATGCAGGATAAAGCAACTCCGTATTATGATCTTTTTATGGGAACAATCGGAGGTTCTATTGGTGAAGTTTCCGCTTTGGCTGTTTTAATTGGAGGACTTTACTTATTATATAAAGGATATATCGACTGGAGAATTCCACTTAGTTACCTAGGTACTATTGCTATCTTTATGACTATTTTAGGAGAAGACCCTGTCTTTCATTTGTTAGCTGGTAGTGTAATGATTGGTGCCTTTTTCTATGCTACTGATATGGTAACTACGCCGATTACTAAAAAAGGACGCTGGATTTTTGGTGTTGGCGCTGGAATTTTATTAGTTTTAATTAGAATTTTTGGTGGCTATCCAGAAGGAGTTTTATATTCAATTTTATTGATGAATATGTGTGTTCCAATTATTGATAGATATACTGTCCCAACGGTCTTTGGGGAGGTGACTGAGTAATGGCGCAAGATGATCCTAAATTAAAAATGATTGTAGTATTAACAGGAATTATGATTGTTTCAGCAACAGTATTAACAGGAATCTTTGTTTTTACTAAACCTAAAATTGAAGCACATAAAGCTCAGGCAAAAAAGGAAGCTATTTTGGAAGTTTTGCCTGGATCTAAAGAGTATAAAACAGTTAAAAAGGGTGGATTAGAACTTTATAAAGGATATGATGATAGTGGAAATTTAGTAGGAACTGCTATTCAAACAGAAGGTTCAGGATTTCAGAGTGTTATAAAATTAATGTTAGGACTTGATTTAAAAGAGGATAAGATATTAGCAGTTAAAGTTTTAAGTCATAAAGAAACTCCTGGTTTAGGAGCTAGAATGACAGAGCCTTGGTTTCAAAAACAATTTAAAGGAAAAGAATTTTCAGATAAATTTAAGGCAAAAGAAGATGTAGAAGCAATTGCTGGTTCGACGATTTCTAGTCAATCTGTTGCTGATATTATTGAAAATACAATTGAAGAAGTTGAGTCTGCTATAGAGGGTGGAGGTGAATAATCATGACAGAATTGATTAAAGACTTCACGAGAGGTTTATGGGCTGAAAATCCTGTTTGGGTCTTATTATTAGGAATGTGTCCTACTTTGGCAGTAACAACTACTGCAATTAATGGTTTTGCTATGGGATTAGCTACTAGTTTCGTGCTTTTAGGTGGAGGAATTGTAAATTCATTACTTCGAAATATTATTCCAGATAAAGTACGGATTCCTAGTTATATTGTAGTAATTGCTACTTTTGTGACTATTGCTGATTATGTCATGGCAGCCTACGTTCCAAATATTCATAGTTTTTTAGGACTGTTTATTCCTTTAATTGTTTGTAACTGTTTGATTTTAGGGCGTTCTGAAGCTTTTGCCGGTAAGAATCCGGTTCATAGATCAGCTATAGATGCTCTAGGAATGGGAGTTGGTTTTACTTGGGCTTTAACTTTATTAGGAATTATTAGAGAAATATTTGGTTTTGGTAGTGCTTTTGGAATTCAGATCTTTGGTGATTGGTTTACTCCTTGGATTATTATGGTGTTACCGGGAGGAGCTTTCATTACTTTAGGTTTAGTGTTAGGTTTCTTTAATTTCATTAAAAGTAAATAATCCTAAGTTGGCTTTAGATAAAAGGAGGTTAAGCGAGCATGAAACTCTTGTTATTATTTGTGGGAGCTGCTATTACTAATAACTTTATTTTGGCTAGATTTTTAGGGATCTGCCCCTTTATAGGTGTATCTAAAGAGGTACCGACTGCTTTTAGTATGGGGATGGCTACTACTTTTGTATTAACAACTTCGGCTATGGTAGTTTGGGCAGTACAGAATTTAATTTTAGTGCCTTTTCATATGGAATTTATGCAATACGTATCTTTTATTTTAATTATTGCTTCCTTTGTTCAGTTGACAGAAATGGCTATAAGAAAGATTAGTGAACCGCTATATAAGACGTTGGGTATCTTTTTACCACTAATTACGACTAATTGTGCAATTTTGGGTATGGCTTTATTAATTCCGTTGA
The window above is part of the Sporohalobacter salinus genome. Proteins encoded here:
- the rsxC gene encoding electron transport complex subunit RsxC, with protein sequence MEAKTFEQGIHPCYNKEATASKNLKNAQLPEEVVIPLQQHIGAPCEPLVEVGDKVKVGQKIGDDNGFVSAPVHASISGEVTDISPVITADGSENLAVTIASDGQDTLHESVEPKGNLSDLSSQELRDIVREAGIVGLGGATFPSHVKVSIPEDKNVDTVILNGAECEPYLTVDHRTMVEMPDEVIYGLKAIMRMSDAKQGYIGIEVNKPDAIKEMKKAVKDESNIDVISLEVKYPQGAERQLIDACLGREVPSGGLPLDVGVVVNNVGTAVAITDAIKNGMPLVQRTVTVTGSGIQNPQNLVFRLGTRIEDLIEQCGGLEGEIGKIIMGGPMMGAAQHSTNIPATKGTSGILAFQEDEVDEFESSNCIRCARCVDVCPAFLMPVTLSKLAQADKVIKLDDYNVMDCIECGSCSYICPANIPLLHWIRLGKDKLAAEQRKDEE
- a CDS encoding RnfABCDGE type electron transport complex subunit D gives rise to the protein MSNKRDLVVTSSPHVSDNDSVPKIMYGVVLALLPATIVGVKTFGLHALWVILTCCVTALISEAVIQKMRGVKVTIQDGSALVTGLLLALSLPPGLPLWMAVVGTLVAIILGKQIFGGLGYNYFNPALLGRAFLLASFPVMMTTWQKPFVDAQAQATPLNLMKMQDKATPYYDLFMGTIGGSIGEVSALAVLIGGLYLLYKGYIDWRIPLSYLGTIAIFMTILGEDPVFHLLAGSVMIGAFFYATDMVTTPITKKGRWIFGVGAGILLVLIRIFGGYPEGVLYSILLMNMCVPIIDRYTVPTVFGEVTE
- a CDS encoding RnfABCDGE type electron transport complex subunit G; translated protein: MAQDDPKLKMIVVLTGIMIVSATVLTGIFVFTKPKIEAHKAQAKKEAILEVLPGSKEYKTVKKGGLELYKGYDDSGNLVGTAIQTEGSGFQSVIKLMLGLDLKEDKILAVKVLSHKETPGLGARMTEPWFQKQFKGKEFSDKFKAKEDVEAIAGSTISSQSVADIIENTIEEVESAIEGGGE
- the rsxE gene encoding electron transport complex subunit RsxE, translating into MTELIKDFTRGLWAENPVWVLLLGMCPTLAVTTTAINGFAMGLATSFVLLGGGIVNSLLRNIIPDKVRIPSYIVVIATFVTIADYVMAAYVPNIHSFLGLFIPLIVCNCLILGRSEAFAGKNPVHRSAIDALGMGVGFTWALTLLGIIREIFGFGSAFGIQIFGDWFTPWIIMVLPGGAFITLGLVLGFFNFIKSK
- the rsxA gene encoding electron transport complex subunit RsxA — translated: MKLLLLFVGAAITNNFILARFLGICPFIGVSKEVPTAFSMGMATTFVLTTSAMVVWAVQNLILVPFHMEFMQYVSFILIIASFVQLTEMAIRKISEPLYKTLGIFLPLITTNCAILGMALLIPLKGYSFIESTIFGFGAGAGFTLAMVLMAGMRENLEFADVPKPLQGAPITLIIAGLMAIAFMGFSGMLSM